In one window of Maribacter sp. BPC-D8 DNA:
- a CDS encoding cupin domain-containing protein: MQKISFTENLDFNDDKVVIKVLLETPFSKEIRILMKNGQLMKEHKAPFPIIVHIVQGEIDFGVEGAHHTLKQGDIITLAANVPHDLLAKSDSIVRLTLSKKDAAERVEKVVADS, from the coding sequence ATGCAAAAGATATCTTTTACCGAAAATTTAGATTTCAACGATGACAAAGTTGTCATTAAAGTTCTTTTAGAAACTCCGTTTTCCAAAGAGATCCGAATTCTAATGAAGAACGGGCAACTTATGAAAGAGCACAAAGCTCCTTTCCCTATTATAGTACATATCGTACAAGGTGAAATTGATTTCGGAGTGGAAGGCGCTCATCACACCCTAAAGCAAGGAGATATCATTACCTTAGCTGCAAATGTTCCGCACGACCTTTTAGCAAAATCTGACAGTATTGTTCGTCTTACACTTTCTAAAAAAGATGCAGCTGAACGGGTAGAAAAAGTTGTTGCTGATTCTTAA
- a CDS encoding group III truncated hemoglobin — translation MSEITNREDVRVLVHTFYDKIRQNEMLGPIFNGHITDEEWPTHLSKLTDFWESNLFGVRTFRGSPSKAHVKVDKNLKHTISQDHFAQWLQLWFETIEELYEGELATRAKDMARRMSTGQYIHIWQNRPEEFRN, via the coding sequence ATGAGCGAAATTACCAATAGAGAAGATGTTAGGGTATTGGTACATACTTTCTATGATAAAATAAGGCAAAACGAAATGCTAGGTCCCATTTTTAACGGACATATTACAGACGAAGAATGGCCTACCCACTTAAGCAAACTCACCGATTTCTGGGAATCGAATCTTTTTGGCGTCCGTACTTTTCGTGGGAGTCCGTCTAAGGCACATGTCAAGGTCGATAAAAATCTTAAGCATACCATTTCTCAAGATCATTTCGCACAATGGCTACAGCTTTGGTTCGAAACTATCGAAGAGCTCTACGAAGGTGAATTAGCGACTAGAGCAAAAGACATGGCGCGTAGAATGTCGACAGGGCAGTATATACATATTTGGCAGAATAGACCGGAAGAATTTAGGAACTAG